The genomic segment CTCTGAGAAATCTTCAAATCTCCAGGCTCCGGATCAATCGTGGTTTCTCATAGATCACTACAAACgaagaaaaaaggaatcaaTCGAcagatagaagaagaaattgacatataaaagagaagaagaaatcaatgtGTACACcttgtcaaaaaaaacaatgacGTGTATTAATTATTGGTTACacattttaactgatgtgttaACTTCTCCTTCACCTAAAAGACTGATGCGTCAGAAAAGGAAAGCAAcacattgtgtttttattgtattgatatatcATACACAGTTTTTTATAGCATTTTTTATAGCatacatattataaaaataattatttttaaaaatgaatacatataaaaatatacatttaattttttaaaaaatctacaaTCTGActtaaaattaattacttattatcttttcattataatttatttttcagggaaaaaaacaaatcgaataaaaaatagtttaatatatatatatatatatatccccaaTGAGATATATTTCtcaatactaaaaaaattagaaccCCAAAAACTCGAACCTTTATtccaaataaattaaagatttcTTATCTCAGATATAACTTTATTccatataaattattttcttatataaaaataaaaaataaaactcaaacaaAGAATAACTCGAACTGATTAACCGAATGTACAGATAGAAAACGCCATTAAAAAGAAACGCGTCGACATATATAGTTAACGGAGTTACATAGCTCCTTTGCAAActagttttatacttttatatataaaccctcTCGTCACCTCTCTCATCTCATCTATCTCTCTCTAGATCACTCACATTCACTTAGTCATATcccctcatctctctctctctctctatcagaGTGTAGAGAAAAAGGTTTAACAACAGTCAACAATGGTTGTCCTTAGAAGATTATTCTCAATTTCAGCAACTCTACTTATAATCCTAGCACTCTGTGTCCATGCAAATGCGTAAGTTCAAAGATTCAATTCAACGTTGTGATCtcccattttgttttattttcttctatatattgttCCGACAGAGATTCTTATGTTGTTGTGTGTTCCAATGCAGAGTTCAAGAAACAAGGGAATCGAAACATGACAGCTCAAGAAATACATCAACGGCGGATAAGTGAGTTCTCTCCTCATTTcagctttttttgtgtgtagagattttgtttgatctcagccgttcagaTTCTTTCTCTACGATATtaaaaacgatgtcgttttgcaTGTTCTGTTTTCTCAGTTTATCAGACGGTGAATGGCATGACCACGCCGTTAAAGACCCAGATGAAATAGCAGCAATGGTCGATATGTGAGTTTCTAGCTCACTAGTCactacatacatatattataaaactgGAAAACCActttattagatatatttcgTATTAGTAACGTTTTTTAGATAGTCAAATCATATGATGCTTTAACTTTACTAAACCTATGTGTAGAGTCAGTCAGTAGACCAAGAAAAACATTTTCGACATCTATAATTTCTGACTTTGTAAAAAGTTGGTTTGGCttagtaatgtttttttttaaaataagcaCCAAGTTAAAAAGTTATGTGACCCTGCCTGAGACGTACTCTTATTTCTTAACTCTGcaaggaaagaaaaataaataaagtaacaTGTGAAAACACTTCTGACAGAAGAACAGTAGTGTTATTGAATAAAACCACAAACCGTGATTCCCATTTATATACCTCACTATTTTCTTCTTAAGATCCACCGACGCCTTtgtattaatgttttctatatacatactctcaagtctcaaagacaaagagtggtaattttctttaaaaaaaaaaaagaaaaaaaatcatttataaatcatgtcattaaatttttatcatttaaattttttattgtcttctacatattaatttatctttatCATTTAGATATCATGAGAATGTTAactatataaaagaaaaatacatttacttttctttcttgatttaatattttgaatactgTCTAATATTAGATTATTGTTTATATCTGAATTAACAACTATTATAATTATTctctagttaaaaaaaatgtatcagtAATTCGGTATTACTATCATCAGTATATTGCAAAttccaatataaataaaatcttcaGGATCGACAAATCGTCTAATCTTTCACATAAGTTTATTGGTTAATAAAGAAATTCTAATTTtactataagaaaaaagaacttCTAAATTCTTTTGGCACAAAACTTTTGGGTCAAATGTaaacttttctaatttattttacaatttaaattttcaatggTATATATTATCTATTCTATATAAATCTGAATCTGGTACCCatagtttttgcatttaatttcggaattacaaagaaaaatatgaccCCAAAAGGTTCCAATATGGATCGTATCCCATGAACATGAAATATAAAATTCCCTTATACAAGACAACATTAAATTTTACCCACGTGGGGCCACCTCACCTTgtcaaaattatattcaatgcttccttatatttttcattttcctgTCTCCTCTATTTTGACTTCTTCACTCACGTAGGTGTGCTTCACTCACGTAGGTGTGTGTATCCAAAAAATCCCAAAACTCACGGGTTAATTTGATATAGTTTTGAAactttgttctctttttgtaatttcattctATTATTTGGAAACATGCAGGAGCATACGTAATAGTACGTATCGGAGAAAGCTAGGGTTCTTCTCCTGTTCAACCGGAAACCCCATCGATGATTGTTGGCGATGCGATAAAAAATGGCATCGCCAGAGAAAACGACTAGCAGGTTGTGCTATTGGTTTTGGTCGTAACGCAGTAGGAGGCCGTGATGGACGTTACTACATTGTTACTGATCCATCTGATCATGATCCGGTTAATCCTAAACCTGGTACGCTACGGTACGCTGTGATTCAAGACCAACCACTATGGATCGTCTTTAAACGTGACATGGTCATCACTTTAAGCCAAGAACTAATCATGAATAGCTTCAAAACCATCGACGGTCGTGGCGTGAACGTACATATCGCTGGTGGTGCATGTATCACGATTCAGTACGTTACGAATATTATCATCCATGGGATTAATATTCACGATTGTAAGCGAACTGGTAACGCTATGGTTCGGAGTTCGGAGAGTCACTACGGTTGGAGAACGATGGCTGATGGTGATGGGATCTCGATTTTTGGATCGAGTCATATTTGGATTGATCATAATTCTCTTTCTAATTGTGCGGACGGATTGATCGACGCAATTATGGGATCTACTGCTATTACCATCTCTAATAATTATATGACTCACCACAACGAGGTTAGATATTTTTCATTGATTCTAGTAGTTTATGTTTACCAAGATTTGCGGACTAGATAGGTTTTATATCAAAAGATATTAGTATCGCTAGGTGCCAGAAGTTATGAGTGGTAATGATTTAGGTGTTATTAGTATCGATGCAGAAGTTAAGAGTGTTGATGATTTAGGAATGCATTTACTGTGTAAAAGTCGGAAACTGATAATTCGGGTTTAGAAAATTATTAGTAGAGAAGGGAACGTGAAATTCAAGTAACATGTAGggtcttttttctttcttggccTTATCTTCAAAAGCTGACAATATATAGATGATAATGCAGGCTATTTTGTTGGGGCATACCGATTCCTACACAAGAGACAAAATGATGCAAGTAACCATTGCATACAACCATTTTGGAGAGGGTCTTATACAGAGGATGCCAAGGTTTTTCATCTAAGTTTCTTACATTttcttggggtttttttttttttttttttcctgtggtCAAATTCTATCCAGGTTTCAACTGTTTTAGAGTTTGGTATGTTTGGTGTTGTTTCAGGTGCAGGCATGGATACTTCCACGTAGTAAACAACGATTACACACATTGGGAAATGTATGCAATTGGTGGAAGTGCTAACCCTACCATCAATAGTCAAGGAAACCGGTTCCTAGCCCCGGGAAACCGGTTCGCGAAGGAGGTATTTGATAAAACCGGTTTCTAGTTAACCAAGATTGCTTAAAGATGCATCATGCATCTAAGCTAGAAGATATAATTTGGTAACTCTAATCAACATAATGActgatttgaatatttttctgGCAGGTGACGAAACGGGTTAATGCAGGGAAAGGAGAATGGAACGATTGGAACTGGAGATCCCAAGGAGACTTAATGCTCAATGGTGCCTACTTCACTTCATCTGGAGCTGGAGCTTCTGCAAATTACGCCAGAGCGTCTAGTTTGGCTGCTAAATCATCTTCCCTTGTAGGTATGCTTACCTCTAGCTCTGGTGCTTTGAAATGCAGGATCGGTACGCtttgttaattatttgtatttgtataaccaaaaacagaacatatatagaaaatatatgaaaggtgagaaaaagaagaaaaaaataactcattTTTCTTTGTTCCCATGTTTTTGCCCCCAAGTTGTTTAGTATAGTGCATTTCTCTACTAATGTATAtctatctaaatatatataatcttctatCAATGAACTTGCTTCAGATCCCAAATTACTTATTTTCATTCTCTTTGgacttttaattataaataaaatcaaaatgcttttgttaaaaaatagaTGATATAACCAATCTAAGTGAAGCATTACAAACATCAAAACTAATAGAGCTATGTAGTTCAAAAGATTGTGTCTGAAAATGGTGACCATTAACAAAAACAGATACAGAGAGCTTTTGGTTTTCCCAAATTACCGGAGGACAAGATTGTCGGTACTCTGATATTTACCGACACTTTCTATCACTATGTTACGGTCTTTGTTCTGAAACTGTTCCACACCCATCAAACCAGTCtcaatgaaaatttaaaatcctACTTGCTAGTTGCAGCAAATTATTCAAATGATTGCTAATGCTACAACCGTTTCAGAAATGTATTGCTACTAGAGGTAACAGAGTTTCTAAACCAGAAATTTAACAATCACCTGACCAGTGGCGGAGGCACATTGATGACTATGGGTGCAATTGACaccaacaaaattttaaaatcctcCTAATTTACACcaattttttcaatataaatCAGTTTGAACCCAACCAATCTTGTACCTGACTGATTGCACCGTTGCAAGTTGATCTTAAATCAAAGAACATATAACATTCCTAAGTATTGTATGATTGTATTCGGTATACATTGGAGATCTCTCTCATATGAGCAAAATCTTAAGCTTACAAATAAACAAGACGCGGATTACTTGTACTTGTCCATgattctctttgcttcttcaagtGGATCATCCAATGGTTTGGAACCAGAGCTTTTATCTTCTCCTCTGAGTTTAGGAGCTTCATCTTTGTTTAAGGCTATGAATAAGAAATATGCAAATCCCATTGTACCCTGCAAACACTCATAGTAAATTAGCTTTGTAAACACCGAATAGGGAAGGTGTTGCATTACATACCAATACAAAGAAAGCGGTTGATAGAAACGACTTGACAACAAACAACGAAACCGCTAATGCTGCAATCGTCACCGAGATTCTAGCAACTGGTCTAGGTACGGAGACcttcaaccaaacaaaaaaaggaaggatCATAAAAACATAACCAAACTGTAACTAAAGAGTAGAGTGTAATTGGTGAAGACAGGACTAAGAGAGCTCACAGGTACAAGATTGGTTCCAGCTTCAATTCCATCTTTCCCAATATTCCATGCGGTTCTAAGAACTGTTCAATACAATGACACAACATAAACATCCCAAAACATTATCAATACACACAATCAATTTAACTGATCAATTAGAGGGTATCCACCACACAACAATGAACAAACCCTTAATGACCCTTTTGGTCAATTTCATAAACTAAGCAATCAAAACAATGGAATTCGACTTACGAAAGTACAAAAcaaagggggggggggaaagAACAAACCTTTCAAGAAACTGGACTGAGCAGACAAAACAAGGGTTTTGGACCGAACTCGTCGGGGTTGAACTGGAGCAATTCGAGTTCTCAAATTCAGTAAAGATGCGTTTTTTAACCTCAAAACAGAGCATGGAGAGAGAAACGGAGAATTTGGGAATTGGGTTAGGGTTTGTAAGAATCTTGGAGCGAGAGGAGAAGGATTCAAAGAAGGAAACGGAATTAGAGAAGAAGACATGAGATGTGAATGGCTAAAGCTACTCAGAAACTCTacaaaaaggaaacacaaaTTGGCGCGTGTGTCTGTAAGAGAATGAGATTGTCGAAGCTGAGAAACTAATCGggatcggtttggtttggttatattCTTNNNNNNNNNNNNNNNNNNNNNNNNNNNNNNNNNNNNNNNNNNNNNNNNNNNNNNNNNNNNNNNNNNNNNNNNNNNNNNNNNNNNNNNNNNNNNNNNNNNNNNNNNNNNNNNNNNNNNNNNNNNNNNNNNNNNNNNNNNNNNNNNNNNNNNNNNNNNNNNNNNNNNNNNNNNNNNNNNNNNNNNNNNNNNNNNNNNNNNNNNNNNNNNNNNNNNNNNNNNNNNNNNNNNNNNNNNNNNNNNNNNNNNNNNNNNNNNNNNNNNNNNNNNNNNNNNNNNNNNNNNNNNNNNNNNNNNNNNNNNNNNNNNNNNNNNNNNNNNNNNNNNNNNNNNNNNNNNNNNNNNNNNNNNNNNNNNNNNNNNNNGGGGGGGGGTTTTCTCAAGTTAGAAGGCCGTAACCACATAATTTGGTTTAATGTGCTATGCAATCAACACAACTCAAGGAGAAAGAGTCAAACCAAATCACCAAATTCTGAATCTTTTGTCAATAGGATCAAGAATACTTCGGAGAGATGTACATCATGAGTCATGACTCATTTATAAAGAAGCAATTCCACTGTGTAGGCATCTTCTAGATACAGCTAGCAATGATACTTTCAtggtaaaaaaaagtatagataCTAGAGAAAAATTAATGGATGAATTAGCCAAAAGTAAGGGAATCCATGGAAAAAACTATAATATGCGTCGAGAGAAAAGAGTCATAAAGGAGAATAAGCTTAACAGAGAGTTGAATGCAAAGCCTAATAGGTTACTAAACAAAGAGCAAAAATCCATGACATTTTGTGAGGTGCGCATGTCACATCACAAGCTTAACAAGACTATGGGTATAAGGATTGTGTCAAAATCTAGACCTTTCAACTAACATTCTAACTTATGCTACCAAACAAAATGTGGGAAACTCTCAACTTCATGTCTGCTttaaccacaaaatctgtaagGATTAGGATACCAAGAACGACCACATTGATTATCCGGTatattcaaatcaaattaaCGAGTCAATAATGTCATggcctattaaaaaaaagtagctTCATAGACTGAGTATGGTTTTTGAGAACTTAGAAGAGCTTAAAAATAGTAGCTTCATAGAATGGTAAGGAAATCCTTTTGTCTCCCTATCTTTTCATTATTTGCACTAAAGCTTACTTGGTCTTCTTCAAAGCTGCCAAACCCTCATGACTATCCTGAAAAAATACGAGAAAGCGTTTGGTCAGATGATAAATAAAGCTAAATCTGCAATAACCTTTTTATCAAAGACTGAAGAAAGATATCAAACTAGAGGTTCAACAAATTCTTGGCATCCAAAAAATAGGAGGATTAGGCAAGTATGTAGGCCTACCTGAAATGTTTGAGAGGAAGAAACAAGATTTGTTCAATCAAATCGTagacatatataataaaccaaagaGCCAGAAGTTGCTCCTCAAGATTCATGTCTACTGTTGGGAAGACCATCATGCTCAAATTAGTGTTGGCTGCCATGCCTACATACACAATGTCTTGATTCACACTACCGGGATCCCTCTGCAAGAGAATCCAGTCGGCTCTAACTCGCTTTTGGTGGGACTCCTCTccggaaaagaagaaaatgtcatGGGTTGCATGGTCAAAAATgacataaacaaagaaagatggAGGATTAGGTTTTAAGGACTTCACATGATTTAATGATGCTTTACTCGCAAAAGTAAGTTGGAGAATACTTACAAAGCCATCCTGTTTATTGGCAAGAGTGCTACGGGGTAAATACTGCAACAACTCATAATTCCTGGACTACTCAGTCTCTTCCTCCTTATTACATGGTTGGCGTGGAATTTGTATTGGCCAAGATCTTCTGAAAACCCAACTAGGATTTCTATTGGCTCAAGAGAAGATACGAGGATCTGGTCAGACCCGTGGATCTCACTTTCAACCCAAGTAGTACCAGTTggaacaacaaaagagaaacagagaatttGAAACCAAGGAATGGAACAGAGAGGAAATTCTCATTACCATACCTTAGTATGAATAAGCTATACTTGCCCTAAGACCAAGCAAAATGGGAGCACAAGATAAATATATTTGGCTGGCTACCAAGGACGGAGAATACAATGCAAAAATGGGGTATCATGAAGCATTAAATTCGGTTGACCAACCACCACCTCAACCACCCAACCACCAAAACTTCAACTGGCTTAAAGAAATATGGAACTTGCAGTTCTCACCaaaggtaaatttttttctttggaaagCTATGAAGAATGCTTTACCAGTGGGAAAAAACCTACAGATCTGAGGCATTAATCCGACAGTCTGCTGCCCCCACTGCGGAGAAGAGGAGTCAACTCTGATTTCTTCCACTGTCCCTTTGTAAAAAAGGTATGGATCTTGCACCCTTAAAAACCCCACTAACCCTTTCCCCAGTAACAAGCTTCCAATTGGGGATTGAGATTATCGAGCAGATTGATTTGCCTTCCACAGGTAGGACTAAATCAAGGACCACTCTTCTCCAAGATCTTGTGGATAATATGGTGTAGCAAAAATAAGAAAGTATTTGAGCAGATTCATTCGACAAGCTTAGAAGAAGTATCCCAATCTATTATCCAAACAAAAGAATGGAACACAACTCAGATCCAACCCAAGATAGATAAACCTTTACCTCCCCCGAGACAGATCCAAAGGATTAACTTAGATACAATCTGATGTTTCTTAGATGCATCTTGGAAAGAGGAGACCAATCAAGCCGGATTTGGTTGGATCTTCGAACAACAACTTCCTCACTCTAAGGAACAAGGCAGAGCCACAGCGAATAATGTAAGATCCCCTCTTATGGGGTGATGGCTCTGATGCATGCACTATAGCAAGTCCTAGATCTCGGATATGAAAAAATTCTCTTTGCTTCAAATTAGCAACAGCTGATCAAAGCACTCAATTTGGAGTTTCAATCGAATGAGCTTTATGGGATTCAAC from the Camelina sativa cultivar DH55 chromosome 12, Cs, whole genome shotgun sequence genome contains:
- the LOC104732455 gene encoding putative pectate lyase 14 codes for the protein MVVLRRLFSISATLLIILALCVHANAVQETRESKHDSSRNTSTADNLSDGEWHDHAVKDPDEIAAMVDMSIRNSTYRRKLGFFSCSTGNPIDDCWRCDKKWHRQRKRLAGCAIGFGRNAVGGRDGRYYIVTDPSDHDPVNPKPGTLRYAVIQDQPLWIVFKRDMVITLSQELIMNSFKTIDGRGVNVHIAGGACITIQYVTNIIIHGINIHDCKRTGNAMVRSSESHYGWRTMADGDGISIFGSSHIWIDHNSLSNCADGLIDAIMGSTAITISNNYMTHHNEAILLGHTDSYTRDKMMQVTIAYNHFGEGLIQRMPRCRHGYFHVVNNDYTHWEMYAIGGSANPTINSQGNRFLAPGNRFAKEVTKRVNAGKGEWNDWNWRSQGDLMLNGAYFTSSGAGASANYARASSLAAKSSSLVGMLTSSSGALKCRIGTLC
- the LOC104732456 gene encoding uncharacterized protein LOC104732456, which gives rise to MSSSLIPFPSLNPSPLAPRFLQTLTQFPNSPFLSPCSVLRLKNASLLNLRTRIAPVQPRRVRSKTLVLSAQSSFLKVLRTAWNIGKDGIEAGTNLVPVSVPRPVARISVTIAALAVSLFVVKSFLSTAFFVLGTMGFAYFLFIALNKDEAPKLRGEDKSSGSKPLDDPLEEAKRIMDKYK